The Dehalococcoidia bacterium sequence TGACCGTGTCGCCGGTGAAGAGCAACTCCTTTGCCCGCCGCATCCCGATGATCAGCGGCCAGTTCGCGGCCGTGCGCGAGGTGCTGAAGCGCGCGCCCGGGTGCCCGATCTGCGCGTCCTCGGCCGCGATAACCAGGTCCGCCATCATTGCCAGCTCACAACCCCCGGCGAGGCAGTAGCCGTGGACCTGGGCAATGGTCACCTTCGCCATGTTCCAGAAGTAGAGGTACATGTCCGACACCCGCACCATGTTCGTGCGCGTGTTCATGATCATCCGGCGGCCGGGGATCGCTTCGTAGGTATCGCGCTGGCCCCCGACTGGCGGCGGCATGCCCGGTTTGCGCTGGCCGCCGCCCATGAGGTCGTAGCCGGAGCTGAAGGCGCGGCCGTTGCCCCGGATCACGATGACCTTGACGTCGTTATCCGCCTCGAATTCCTTCAAGGCGACCTCGAAGTCCCAGAGCAGGTCGGGGCTGAGCGCGTTAAGCGCCTGCGGGCGGTTCAGGGTAATGCGGCCGATCTGATTGCTGGAGCCGTAACGGTCGACGAGGATGGGGGGCTCGGTCTGGCCTTCGGACATGAGGGCGCCTCCTGTGGTTCTGCGAGTGCGTTTCGTCGCGGGGGCAGCCGGATTATCCGGCGGCCGAAGCCCTCAGGGCAACGACAACCAGCAAGGGCCAGGGATGCGGCGTCCGAATGTTCGGGTGCCCGCATGTCCGGATGTCCGCAGGCTCACCCAGCCCCTTGCTCGTTCCGGTCAGCCGGGTTCGCTAAACTTCCCGATCACACAGGAGGCCCCACCATGACCATGGCGCTGGAAGGCTTGAAGGTTCTCGACCTCTCCCGGCTTGCACCCGGCCCCTTCTGCTCGATGCTCCTCGGTGACCTCGGCGCCGACGTGCTCCTCGTCGAAGCGCCGCCGGAGCAGCTGCCGGGACGTCAGCCCGGCCAGGGCCAGCGCCCGCCCGGCGCCGGACAGGGCCGCGGCCAGGCGTACAACGCCCTCGGCCGGAACAAGCGCAGCATTGTCCTCAACCTGCGGTCGGAAGAAGGCCGCGAGGTCTTCTACAAGCTCGCGAGGGACGCCGACGTCGTCCTCGAGGGCTTCCGGCCCGGCGTCGTGTCTCGCCTCGGCGTCGACTACGACACCGTCAGCAAGATCAACCCGCGCATCATCTACTGCTCCCTCTCCGGGTACGGTCAGACTGGCCCTTACAACCAGCTCGTGGGCCACGACATCAATTACATCTCCATCGGCGGCGCGCTCGGCCTCATCGGCTGGCCCGACACGCCGCCGGCCATCCCCATGAACCTGCTGGCGGACTTCGCCGGCGGAGGCCTGCACGCCGCGTTCGCGATCCTCGCCGCGGTCATCGCCCGCGAGAAGACAGGGCGCGGGCAGTACGTCGACATCGCCATGTCGGACGGCGTCCTCTACCTCCTCGCCAGCGCCATCAGCGGCTACTTCGCCTCCGGCAACGTGCCATCCCGCGGCGCCACCATGCTCAACGGCGCCGCGCCGCACTACAACGTCTACGAGTGCGCGGACGGCAAGTGGCTCAGCCTGGGCAGCCTGGAGCCGCACTTCTGGGCTAACCTCTGCAAGACGGTCGGCCGCGAGGACTTCATCCCCCACCAGAACGACCCCGCGAAGCGCCCCGAGATCGCCGCCTACTTCAAGCAGACCTTCAAGACGAAGACCCGCGATGAGTGGTTCGCGATCATGCAGCAGACCGACATCTGCGTCGGCCCCGTCTATGCCCTGGACGAAGCCCTTGCCGACCCCCAGAACCTCGCGCGAGGGATGGTTGTCGAGGTAGAGCACCCGGATCTAGGCAAGGTAAAGCAGGTGGGGATAGGGCCGAAGCTCAGCGACACCCCGGGGGCGGTGCGCTCGACCGCGCCGGCGCCGGGCCAGCACACTGACAGCGTCCTGGCCAGCCTCGGCTACTCGGCGGCCGAGATTGCCGCCCTGCGCGAGAAGGGCGCAGTCGCCTGACCGCGGTTGCGGACCTCGACCCCAGGCCCGTCGACGGGCTCAGCGCCGTCGAGGCCCGCCGCCTCATCCTCTGCGCCCAGGGCCTCGACCGCGTCGCGGCCGATGGCGACACGCCGGACGCCATGCTGCGCCGCCTCGGCGCCGTGCAGCTCGACACCATTTCCGTCCTGGCCCGCTCTCACGAGCTCGTGGCCTACGCGCGCCTCGGCCCGGTCCCGCGCGCCGCGCTGGAGGCCGCCTACTGGGGCCAGCCGGCGCGGGCGTTCGAGTACACCGCCCACGCCGCCTGCATCATGCCCGTAGCCCTCTGGCCCTTCTTCGCCTTCCGCCGCCGCGCCGCGCGCGAGCGTGAGCGCGGCCGTAGCCGCCTGTCGCCCTCGTTCGTCGAGGAGGTGCGCGCCCGGCTGCGCGACGGCCCCATCACGACCACAGACGTGGGTGGCGCCCGCGAGAGCGCCGGCTGGTGGAA is a genomic window containing:
- a CDS encoding enoyl-CoA hydratase-related protein encodes the protein MSEGQTEPPILVDRYGSSNQIGRITLNRPQALNALSPDLLWDFEVALKEFEADNDVKVIVIRGNGRAFSSGYDLMGGGQRKPGMPPPVGGQRDTYEAIPGRRMIMNTRTNMVRVSDMYLYFWNMAKVTIAQVHGYCLAGGCELAMMADLVIAAEDAQIGHPGARFSTSRTAANWPLIIGMRRAKELLFTGDTVSGRVAEEMGMINRAVPAEELEAEVTRWAERISVNSADLLALNKRSVNAFFEPLMYPGIHAATDTDAMGGFTEQNFMWQDKIREGGMREAISWR
- a CDS encoding CaiB/BaiF CoA-transferase family protein, with protein sequence MTMALEGLKVLDLSRLAPGPFCSMLLGDLGADVLLVEAPPEQLPGRQPGQGQRPPGAGQGRGQAYNALGRNKRSIVLNLRSEEGREVFYKLARDADVVLEGFRPGVVSRLGVDYDTVSKINPRIIYCSLSGYGQTGPYNQLVGHDINYISIGGALGLIGWPDTPPAIPMNLLADFAGGGLHAAFAILAAVIAREKTGRGQYVDIAMSDGVLYLLASAISGYFASGNVPSRGATMLNGAAPHYNVYECADGKWLSLGSLEPHFWANLCKTVGREDFIPHQNDPAKRPEIAAYFKQTFKTKTRDEWFAIMQQTDICVGPVYALDEALADPQNLARGMVVEVEHPDLGKVKQVGIGPKLSDTPGAVRSTAPAPGQHTDSVLASLGYSAAEIAALREKGAVA